A segment of the Agarivorans albus genome:
CCGGTATTGGCGGTGTTTTTATTTGAGGTGATACTAAATGGCATGGCGATGTTCAATCACAGCAATCTAAAGCTACCCCTAAAACTAGATGCATTTTTAAGAAAGTTGCTTGTCACTCCTGATATGCACCGAGTACATCATTCGCAAAGATACCATGAACATAATGCCAACTACGGCTTTAATTTGGCGGTTTGGGATAGATTGTTTCATAGTTATGTCGCTCAACCGCAAGATGGACATAGCCAGCTAAAATTTGGCCTCAGTCACTGGCCTAATGCTAAAGATAACCGCCAACTCAAAGGTTTATTAAGCCTGCCGTTTCGCTCACCGAGCAAATAAGCTAAAGCCAATCAGCAATAGCTTAATCAGCTCAAGTTAACAGCTCCTACATACCCAAAGCATCACCAAAAAACCTTTTACAAAACTCCACTTGGTGAGAGTCTCGGTTCCTTGCTATATTTCAGCTCCGCGCGAATAAGGAAATAGAGATGTATAGCAGCTTATTGATGATTTTAGGGGCATTAGTTGTCGGTTACATGATTCCCGTAAAACATCCCTCGGCCTTGCTTACTATTCGCCGACTAAGTAGCTGGATGCTATATCTGATTCTATTTTTGATGGGTTATGGCTTGGCCTTTATTGATAACCTTAGCCAAAATATTATTCAACTATTTAGTCAAAGCGCAGTATTAGTGAGTTTATTGCTCACCTTCAACCTGAGTGCCTTGTACTTTGTGGGGCGCTATTTGGCGATGCCAGCCGCGGAACCTATCCACAAAAAAAGCAATAACAAGCTTGCGATGTTTAAAGAACCTGCGTTGCTTATCGCGCTGTTGATAATCGGTTTAGTTTCGGGCTTGGCTTACCAGCAACAATTACCCGCTCAGTCAGTATTGGCCGAATACGCACTTATTCTGCTAATTTTTTGTATTGGTATCGAGCTGCGAAGTGCCGGTATTAGTGTTCGCCAGATGCTACTTAATCGACGCGGCTTAATTATTGCGGTGGTGATGGTGCTTAGCTCCTTACCTGCAGGTGCTATTACTGCTTACTTGTTCGACTTACCGCTAAACCTAGGCTTAGCCATGAGCAGTGGCTTTGGTTGGTATTCACTATCGGGCGCTTTGTTAAGTAAAGCAGCAACACCATTAATTGGTAGTACTGCCTTTTTTGCCGATTTAAGCCGCGAGCTAATTATCCTGCTATTAATTCCAGTTTTAATGCAGCGCTCACCCGCCGCCACTATTGGTTATGCCGGTGCAACTGCCATGGACTTCTCCTTGCCTATGCTACAGCGTGCTGGCGGCAACCAACTAGTGCCAGTAGCCATTGCCAGCGGCTTTATTCTTAGCCTACTTTGCCCGGTAATGATTTTACTACTGGTTAACTTTGTCTAAGGGCATTAGGGTCTGTTGATCTTTGCTGATGGTTTTTGCAGCAATTTATTAGCCATTTAGGCAAGGCAGTGAGTGTGCAGTTAAGTGGGCTTAATAATCACTCGCTAACGCTGAATAAATGGCTAAGAAATGCTGCCCGAAGGGTTCGGATAAGCGAACTTTTCTCTTTGTTAAGCACTTCTTACTTAGCCCACTAGGCTTCTAAGTGCTCGCCGCGATTAAAGCCCGCTTATCTCGAACAAAATTTCAACACCAAAGAGCAACAGACCCTAATCATTGTTATTAAAGTCGGCAATGGCCTTGTCTAATAGCTTCAAATCTTCTGGGTAATCGTGACTAAGTTGGTGGATCCAGTCTTCAACATTATCCCACCACGCAGGAAGTTCTGGTGATTGAATTTTGTTGGCTAAACGCTGGATTCTCGCTAAACCTATCGAGCCCGCAGCGCCCTTAATTTTATGCGCCTCAGAGGCAATGCCATCCTGATCTTTTGCAAACAAGTTACTCTCGAGTACTTTCATGTAATCAGGCATCACTTGCTTGAACAAATTGATGCTATCGTTAAGCACTTTTACCCCAATGGTCTCGCAAAACTGCTCAACTAGATCTAAATCTAAGATCGGCATAGAGCTGCGACTTAATGCCTGTTTAGGGTTTACCGCAGGCTCTGCTTCTGGCTCTTCACCTATCGCAAACACACTATTAAAACAATGTACTACCGCATTGCGATTAATCGGTTTATGAATAACATCAACCATGCCCGCTTTAGCAAATTCGCTTTTGCTGTTTACCACATTGGCGGTAAGGGCCACCAACGGTGGCAAATGCTGCTCGGCAAACTGCTCCTGCCAACGTTTGGCAATATCAAAGCCCGTCATATCCGGTAGCTGAATGTCTAATAAAACCAGGTCGAAATTATCTGGGTCAAATACTTCTAACGCCTGCTCACCGCTCATCGCCACCTCAACATAGTGACCCAATTTTTCGAGAAGCGCTTTAGCTATGGTGACGTTTAGCTCTACGTCTTCAACCAGCAGAATATCTAATGGAGGATGATCAATTTGTTCTGCTTCATCAGGAATAGCATCTAAGGTGACCTTTAGGGTAACGGTAAAACATGAGCCTTCACCCTCTTTGCTGCTCACGCTAATGTCACCACCCATTGCCCGAACTAGCTGGCGAGAGACCGACAAACCAATGCCGGTACCGGTTGCTGATTTACTGCCTTCTACTTGGTAGTACATGGCAAAAATCTCTTCTAACTGATCCTGAGGAATGCCTGGTCCGGTATCTTCAATCATCAATTCAAGTTGCACTTCTTGCTCAGACAAAGGCTCGGATTTTATGGTTAAAGCAACTTCGCCCTGCTCGGTAAACTTAACCGCGTTGTGGGTTAAATTCCAAAGCACTTGGCGCAGGCGCGTTGGGTCGCCCATGATGCTATTAGGGATAGGACCAATTTGCTCGAAACGAAAATCTAAGCCCTTACTTTGTAACTGCATTTCAGTAAGCGTTTCAATGTCGGTGACTAAGGCTTTAAAGTCCATTGGCTCTAGCGATACTGCAAAGCGGCGCCGGTCTAGCTTATCTAAGTCAATAATATCGTTGAAAATATTACCTAGGGTAGTCGCACTCAATAAGATGGTATTTACGTGTTTGCGCTGGTCATCATTAAGTGGGGTGTCTAATAACATTTGGCTTAAACCCACTACCCCATTAAGCGGTGTGCGCAATTCGTGGCTCAGCGTCGAGATAAACTGAGTTTTATCTCGATTGGCCTTCTCAATATTAGCTTGATGGCGCATTCTCTCGGTAATGTCTCGACCAAAACCTAACAGACCTAAACGGTTACCATTACGCCCATAAAATGGCACCTTACGTAGTTCAAAAAACGCTTTGCGCCCATCGGGATACTCTAACCATTGCTCGTAGGTAAGTTGTTCATCGTTATCAAATACTTGGTGGTCGGTCTCAACAATTTTATCGGCAATATCTTCCGGGTAAACATCGTAGGGAGTAAGGCCAATAAGTTGCTTTTCAGAGCGCCCAACCAACTGCTCTAACGCTAAGTTACAACCCGAGAACTGGCCTTGCTCATTGCGGTAATAAACTAAATCGGGAGAGCTATCGATAAAACTACGCAACAAGGCAGAGTGTTCTTCTAGCTCTTGCTGCGCTTGCTGGCGTTGCCTTACTTCTTGTTCTAAGTTGGCCATGGCTTGGCCACGAGCAGCTTCGGCTTTCTCGCGCTCATCAATCTCATTATTTAGCTGGCTGATGTTGGCTTTAAGTTTATTAGTAAGCTGCAGGTCTCGAGAGCGCATTTTTTCAAGCTTACGGATCATCTTACTTAAGCGTTGGCGCGAGTCTTCAATTTGCTCTACTACCACCGACATAAAAAACACCGCCCACGGCGTAATAATTAAACCAAAAAACACAGAGCGAACTAAATCCACCGACGACACCTGGCCAGTAAGCGCGAAGGTAACACTCATTTGGATTGCCAAAGCCACTAAAATAATGGCGCTAGCTAAGCTTATGGTAAATTTAACTACGCCCAATCGAGATAATAAATGAACGTAATAGGTGGCAAGATTTTTCAGTGGCGTCATTAAGCCAGATTCCTTTTATAGCGCGAAGCAAGCTAAGCAAATGTTAGCTAATCCATAAAATAAAGATGGTTAATATTAACCTAGCTTTTGTGGTATAACAGCCCATCTTTTTGTGTCATATAAATGCAATGAGCCCTAGGGGCTGTTTTTCTTTCGAGCTGATTTTTGCAGCCATTTGTGGCTTATTTATACAAGGCAGAAGCTTTAATGTGTAGTTAGTCTACATGAGAAGCTGATAACGCAGTAGAAATAAGCCACAAACGCTGCCCGAAGGATTCGGCTAAAATCGTTGTATGCTTTGTTAAGGCATGTTTACCTAGAATGCTAGGCTTCACATTCCTTGCCGCGCCTAAAACGATTTTTTCGCGAACAAAATTTAACCGCGAAAGATAAACAGCCCCTAGCTCACGCATCCTGTTGTGGAGTACTAAGTGCATGTCTACTGCAATGCCTGACGTAGCAAACTCAAGCCGTGCCCAAACCGAAGGAAAACTCGATTGGGTAGGTATGAGCCAAATTGAAATGCCCATAATGCTGGCATTTGAAGCACAAGCAGCTAGCCGCGTGAGTGCTAAAATTGAGGCCTTTGTCAGCTTAGATGACCCACAAGCCAAAGGCATTCATATGTCTCGTTTATATTTGATATTGGATCAATTATCTAACGAAGGCGTATTGGATTATGCTGGATTACACCGCGTTTTGGATCAGTTTATTGAAAGTCATCAAGATTTGAGTGAGCAAGCGCAGGTTCGCTTTAGCTTCGACTACCATTTGCGCCGTAAATCGCTGTTATCTGGCAAAACCGGTTGGAAGGCTTATCCCGTTGCAATCACTGCCACTCGTCACCAACAACAAACCACTATTGAGCTTGAAGTTGAGGTTCCGTACTCATCCACTTGCCCTTGTTCGGCCGCGCTATCACGCCAGCTTATTCAGCAGGCCTTCAAACAACAATTTGCCGATGAGCAAGTTTCAAGTGAAGCGGT
Coding sequences within it:
- a CDS encoding lysine exporter LysO family protein, which gives rise to MYSSLLMILGALVVGYMIPVKHPSALLTIRRLSSWMLYLILFLMGYGLAFIDNLSQNIIQLFSQSAVLVSLLLTFNLSALYFVGRYLAMPAAEPIHKKSNNKLAMFKEPALLIALLIIGLVSGLAYQQQLPAQSVLAEYALILLIFCIGIELRSAGISVRQMLLNRRGLIIAVVMVLSSLPAGAITAYLFDLPLNLGLAMSSGFGWYSLSGALLSKAATPLIGSTAFFADLSRELIILLLIPVLMQRSPAATIGYAGATAMDFSLPMLQRAGGNQLVPVAIASGFILSLLCPVMILLLVNFV
- the arcB gene encoding aerobic respiration two-component sensor histidine kinase ArcB, translating into MTPLKNLATYYVHLLSRLGVVKFTISLASAIILVALAIQMSVTFALTGQVSSVDLVRSVFFGLIITPWAVFFMSVVVEQIEDSRQRLSKMIRKLEKMRSRDLQLTNKLKANISQLNNEIDEREKAEAARGQAMANLEQEVRQRQQAQQELEEHSALLRSFIDSSPDLVYYRNEQGQFSGCNLALEQLVGRSEKQLIGLTPYDVYPEDIADKIVETDHQVFDNDEQLTYEQWLEYPDGRKAFFELRKVPFYGRNGNRLGLLGFGRDITERMRHQANIEKANRDKTQFISTLSHELRTPLNGVVGLSQMLLDTPLNDDQRKHVNTILLSATTLGNIFNDIIDLDKLDRRRFAVSLEPMDFKALVTDIETLTEMQLQSKGLDFRFEQIGPIPNSIMGDPTRLRQVLWNLTHNAVKFTEQGEVALTIKSEPLSEQEVQLELMIEDTGPGIPQDQLEEIFAMYYQVEGSKSATGTGIGLSVSRQLVRAMGGDISVSSKEGEGSCFTVTLKVTLDAIPDEAEQIDHPPLDILLVEDVELNVTIAKALLEKLGHYVEVAMSGEQALEVFDPDNFDLVLLDIQLPDMTGFDIAKRWQEQFAEQHLPPLVALTANVVNSKSEFAKAGMVDVIHKPINRNAVVHCFNSVFAIGEEPEAEPAVNPKQALSRSSMPILDLDLVEQFCETIGVKVLNDSINLFKQVMPDYMKVLESNLFAKDQDGIASEAHKIKGAAGSIGLARIQRLANKIQSPELPAWWDNVEDWIHQLSHDYPEDLKLLDKAIADFNNND
- the folE2 gene encoding GTP cyclohydrolase FolE2; the protein is MSTAMPDVANSSRAQTEGKLDWVGMSQIEMPIMLAFEAQAASRVSAKIEAFVSLDDPQAKGIHMSRLYLILDQLSNEGVLDYAGLHRVLDQFIESHQDLSEQAQVRFSFDYHLRRKSLLSGKTGWKAYPVAITATRHQQQTTIELEVEVPYSSTCPCSAALSRQLIQQAFKQQFADEQVSSEAVHQWLGSSEGIVATPHSQRSIAQLKVKIATEHQDIPIISLIDEVESSLKTPVQAAVKREDEQEFARLNGQNLMFCEDAARRLQHSLNNRADLVDFWVRVNHLESLHAHDAVCVVTKGIEQGYSA